A single window of Alphaproteobacteria bacterium DNA harbors:
- a CDS encoding 4,5-dihydroxyphthalate decarboxylase, with amino-acid sequence MSTPGNPLRLTLATDDYDHMRDLASGQVRAPGIEITHLRLSVEEIFYRFTAYGEWDVSEYSFAKYVSRRGQGDHSITAIPVFPSRVFRLSSFYVRDDDSVNTLEDLRGRSVGVPEWSVTAGVYARGYLEHEAGVALTKIDWVQAGMNEPGREEKAELALPDGIRYRGQPDRSLTEMLLAGDIDAMIVPRPPAHFAEGRPGMRRLLADFRAAEEAHYSKTGIFPIMHTIAIRTALLERHPWIAANLMTAFEEAKQRSLARALDATMSHFPVPWGFDDAARAQALFGADIWPYGIEPNRPTLEAFLQYAFEQGLVPEPLAVEDLFPASVQQSHIV; translated from the coding sequence CCCTCCGCCTCACCCTGGCCACCGACGACTACGATCACATGCGCGACCTGGCCAGCGGCCAGGTTCGCGCCCCGGGTATCGAAATCACCCATCTACGGCTCTCGGTCGAAGAAATCTTCTACCGCTTCACGGCCTACGGCGAATGGGACGTCTCGGAATATTCCTTCGCCAAATACGTCTCGCGCCGGGGCCAAGGCGACCATAGCATCACGGCAATTCCGGTCTTTCCCTCGCGGGTCTTCCGGCTCTCTTCGTTCTATGTCCGGGACGACGACTCGGTGAATACCCTCGAGGATCTCAGGGGCCGCAGCGTTGGCGTGCCCGAATGGTCGGTGACGGCCGGTGTCTACGCCCGGGGATATCTCGAACACGAGGCCGGGGTGGCGCTGACCAAAATCGACTGGGTTCAGGCCGGCATGAACGAGCCCGGCCGCGAGGAAAAGGCCGAACTGGCGCTGCCCGACGGCATCCGCTACCGCGGCCAGCCCGACCGGTCACTCACGGAAATGCTGCTGGCGGGCGACATCGACGCCATGATCGTACCCCGGCCGCCGGCCCATTTCGCCGAAGGCCGGCCCGGCATGCGCCGCCTGCTGGCCGACTTTCGTGCCGCCGAGGAGGCGCACTACAGCAAAACCGGCATCTTTCCCATCATGCACACCATCGCCATCCGCACGGCGCTGCTGGAGCGCCACCCCTGGATCGCGGCAAACTTGATGACCGCCTTCGAGGAGGCCAAGCAGCGCAGCCTGGCCCGCGCCCTCGATGCCACCATGTCGCATTTTCCCGTGCCCTGGGGTTTCGACGACGCGGCCCGGGCCCAGGCGCTTTTCGGTGCCGACATCTGGCCTTACGGAATCGAGCCCAACCGACCCACGCTGGAGGCCTTTTTGCAGTATGCCTTCGAGCAGGGCCTGGTGCCCGAGCCGCTGGCCGTCGAGGATCTTTTCCCGG